A single genomic interval of Bradyrhizobium sp. sBnM-33 harbors:
- a CDS encoding DUF6894 family protein has translation MIRYYSWRATPCSKKCLDRFKARRERDRRWLFRFEAVAMQQHLKCGSKIDLELQDLFDGTTRESPMKRYYFDIRDGSQFIRDDEGAELPNIDSAREEATTALSEMAREWVRGRPQHRIAVEVRDDHGPILEASFSFVMKPCAT, from the coding sequence ATGATCAGATACTACTCATGGCGGGCGACGCCGTGCTCCAAGAAGTGCCTGGACCGCTTCAAGGCACGCCGGGAACGAGACCGCCGCTGGCTGTTTCGATTTGAGGCGGTGGCCATGCAGCAGCACCTCAAATGCGGCAGCAAGATCGATCTGGAGCTGCAAGATCTGTTCGACGGCACGACACGTGAGTCGCCGATGAAGAGGTACTATTTTGATATCCGCGACGGCAGCCAGTTCATCCGCGATGATGAAGGTGCGGAGCTGCCGAACATCGATTCTGCTCGGGAAGAGGCGACCACTGCACTCTCGGAGATGGCCCGCGAATGGGTCAGAGGCAGGCCGCAGCACCGCATAGCAGTTGAAGTTCGCGATGATCATGGCCCTATTTTGGAGGCGAGCTTTAGCTTTGTGATGAAACCGTGCGCGACGTGA
- a CDS encoding type II toxin-antitoxin system HipA family toxin, with protein sequence MADFEVHIKLDGRTRRVGLARSNRVRGNETVVFEYAPEWLEDPDRFSIEPALKLTRGGFAPPPGQAIFGSIGDSAPDTWGRRLMQRCERRLAEREGRAVRTLAESDYLLGVADETRLGALRFRWAGQETFQAPIRAAVPALIELGRLLQITERILRDEETDEDLQLIFAPGSSLGGARPKASVVDQHGNLSIAKFPKETDDYSMETWEEIALRLAGQAGIATPHHELIEVAGKPVMLSRRFDRTGATRIPFLSAMAMMGAKDGERGSYPEIVDALAQHGAQGKTDAHALYRRVVFNVLISNVDDHLRNHGFLWLGKAGWTLSPAYDLNPVPTDLKARVLTTNIDLDEGTCSLDLLEAASEFFGLTLVQARATIKEVAAVTTTWRDSAKAVGARSAEINRMASAFEHDDLKRALAL encoded by the coding sequence ATGGCTGATTTCGAAGTCCACATCAAGCTGGACGGCCGCACGCGGCGCGTCGGTTTGGCCAGAAGCAACCGCGTTCGAGGTAACGAAACAGTCGTCTTCGAGTATGCGCCCGAGTGGCTCGAAGATCCTGATCGCTTCTCTATCGAGCCGGCCCTCAAGCTGACGCGCGGCGGCTTCGCGCCACCACCCGGCCAAGCCATCTTCGGCTCCATCGGCGACTCCGCACCCGACACTTGGGGCCGACGTCTGATGCAACGCTGCGAACGCCGCCTAGCTGAACGCGAGGGCCGCGCAGTTCGCACCCTGGCGGAGAGCGATTACCTGCTTGGCGTCGCCGATGAAACCCGTCTCGGCGCGCTACGATTCCGCTGGGCAGGGCAAGAGACTTTCCAGGCGCCGATCCGCGCCGCCGTCCCTGCCCTGATCGAACTCGGACGGCTCCTGCAGATTACCGAGCGGATTCTCCGGGACGAGGAAACGGACGAGGATCTCCAGCTTATCTTCGCACCCGGCTCCTCTCTCGGCGGAGCACGGCCGAAAGCATCCGTCGTTGATCAGCATGGCAACCTCTCCATCGCCAAATTCCCGAAGGAGACCGACGACTATAGCATGGAGACCTGGGAGGAGATCGCGCTGCGGCTGGCTGGTCAGGCCGGCATCGCTACTCCGCACCATGAATTAATCGAAGTGGCCGGCAAACCGGTCATGCTGTCGCGTCGCTTCGACCGCACCGGCGCGACCCGCATCCCATTCTTGTCGGCCATGGCGATGATGGGCGCCAAAGACGGCGAGCGGGGCAGCTATCCGGAGATAGTCGACGCCCTTGCGCAACATGGCGCGCAAGGAAAAACCGACGCCCATGCACTCTATCGGCGCGTCGTCTTCAACGTGCTCATCTCCAATGTCGACGATCACCTCCGTAACCACGGCTTCCTCTGGCTCGGTAAGGCGGGCTGGACGCTCTCTCCCGCCTACGACCTCAACCCGGTGCCGACGGATCTCAAAGCACGCGTGCTGACAACAAATATCGACCTCGACGAAGGCACCTGTTCACTCGACTTGCTGGAAGCCGCTTCGGAGTTTTTCGGCCTCACCCTCGTGCAAGCCCGCGCAACTATTAAAGAAGTCGCGGCGGTGACGACGACCTGGCGTGATAGCGCCAAAGCAGTCGGCGCCAGATCGGCTGAGATCAACCGCATGGCCAGCGCCTTCGAACACGACGATCTCAAACGAGCCTTGGCGCTATGA
- a CDS encoding helix-turn-helix domain-containing protein, producing the protein MPTPHNPPAAVRRALRKLGTDIHDARRRRRLPMAVVAERAFTSRSTLQKVEAGDTNVSVGIYAGVLQALGLLDRLSQVADISNDPVGQALASAELPKHIHLKRTARADNG; encoded by the coding sequence ATGCCTACTCCACATAATCCTCCTGCCGCTGTGCGGCGGGCCCTGCGCAAGCTCGGCACGGACATTCACGATGCCCGCCGGCGACGACGGCTGCCGATGGCGGTCGTGGCCGAGCGCGCATTCACTTCCCGCTCAACGCTCCAGAAAGTTGAAGCCGGGGACACCAATGTAAGCGTCGGAATTTATGCCGGCGTCCTCCAGGCGCTCGGCCTGCTCGACCGTCTGAGCCAGGTCGCCGACATCAGCAACGACCCAGTCGGACAGGCGCTGGCCAGCGCAGAGCTACCCAAACATATCCACCTCAAGCGAACCGCCCGAGCCGACAATGGCTGA
- a CDS encoding IS630 family transposase, with amino-acid sequence MRYYLENRDAEFEQKMAEVLCVYREVEVLKKASAKGKKKRGKPVTIVSYDEKPGIQAIATTAPDLPPKPGVHATFARDHEYKRHGTLSLLAGIDLLTGKVHALVKDRHRSREFVELLRLIDDAYPSNTAIKLILDNHSAHISRETRAWLATRPSGRFELTFTPKHGSWLNLIEGFFSKFARSVLRHIRVASKHESRSASWPVSTTSIAIRSSTRGPTNSPTPPDMIRTKKTLI; translated from the coding sequence GTGCGTTACTATCTTGAAAATCGCGACGCCGAGTTCGAACAGAAGATGGCGGAGGTCCTGTGCGTCTATCGGGAAGTCGAAGTCCTGAAGAAAGCCTCTGCCAAGGGAAAGAAGAAGCGGGGAAAGCCGGTGACGATCGTTTCCTACGACGAGAAACCGGGAATCCAGGCCATCGCAACGACGGCACCGGATTTGCCGCCCAAGCCTGGTGTCCACGCCACCTTTGCGCGCGATCATGAATACAAACGCCATGGCACGCTCAGCCTGTTGGCTGGGATTGATCTGCTCACCGGCAAGGTCCACGCCCTTGTCAAAGATCGCCATCGCAGTCGAGAGTTCGTCGAACTCCTCAGGCTTATCGATGACGCCTATCCGTCGAACACTGCGATCAAGTTGATCCTCGACAATCATTCCGCGCACATCTCGCGAGAAACCAGAGCCTGGCTCGCCACTCGACCAAGCGGGCGCTTCGAGCTCACCTTCACCCCCAAGCACGGCTCGTGGCTCAATCTCATCGAGGGATTCTTCTCCAAGTTCGCCCGTTCAGTCCTCCGCCACATCCGGGTGGCCTCAAAACATGAATCAAGGAGCGCATCATGGCCGGTATCGACGACGTCAATCGCCATCCGGTCATCCACACGTGGTCCTACAAACTCGCCGACGCCGCCTGATATGATTCGAACCAAGAAAACGCTAATCTAG
- a CDS encoding ImmA/IrrE family metallo-endopeptidase: MQAATATRAKAQLDQAGPICIYGVCETLGVVVRFNNINMEGMYQRGLPPRIHLSARRPLPRRTYNCAHELGHHVFGHGSSIDELREDAKAHPWEDPKEFLADTFAGFILMPIIGLRRAFSVRRWAPETATPAQIFTIPCEFGVGYPHELWTTRLLARHAREHGPAAGHACLAIWSRERCARSSAGRKSSRTRCVTILKIATPSSNRRWRRSCASIGKSKS, translated from the coding sequence ATGCAGGCAGCCACGGCCACGCGGGCGAAGGCCCAACTCGACCAGGCCGGGCCGATCTGCATCTACGGGGTATGCGAGACGCTGGGCGTCGTGGTGCGCTTCAACAACATCAACATGGAGGGGATGTATCAGCGCGGCCTTCCTCCGCGCATCCATCTCTCGGCCCGACGGCCGCTACCGCGGCGCACTTACAATTGCGCGCATGAGCTCGGCCATCACGTGTTCGGCCATGGCTCGTCGATCGACGAGCTGCGCGAGGATGCGAAGGCGCACCCTTGGGAGGACCCAAAAGAGTTTCTGGCGGACACGTTTGCGGGCTTCATCCTCATGCCAATCATCGGCCTGCGCCGTGCCTTCTCGGTCCGGCGCTGGGCGCCGGAAACGGCGACGCCGGCGCAGATCTTCACCATCCCCTGCGAGTTCGGCGTCGGCTATCCGCATGAGTTGTGGACGACGCGGCTCTTGGCGCGCCATGCGCGCGAACACGGGCCGGCGGCAGGGCATGCGTGTTTGGCCATTTGGTCCAGGGAACGGTGTGCAAGATCCTCGGCCGGGAGGAAATCAAGCCGCACAAGGTGCGTTACTATCTTGAAAATCGCGACGCCGAGTTCGAACAGAAGATGGCGGAGGTCCTGTGCGTCTATCGGGAAGTCGAAGTCCTGA
- a CDS encoding helix-turn-helix domain-containing protein, protein MTELDPAKRAQIADRLKEARKLSGLSQGHVAKIIGLHRPSITEIEAGNRRVSADELVRLAEIYDVSVAWLLGEAPETLDVQDPRLELAARELSKLKPDDLERLLRLLAAMRNDSTANGDDR, encoded by the coding sequence ATGACCGAGCTCGATCCCGCGAAGCGGGCCCAGATCGCTGATCGACTAAAAGAGGCGCGCAAGCTGTCCGGCTTGTCACAAGGCCATGTCGCCAAGATAATCGGCCTGCACCGTCCTTCCATCACCGAGATCGAAGCAGGCAACCGCCGTGTCTCAGCCGACGAACTCGTCCGACTTGCAGAGATCTATGACGTCAGCGTCGCCTGGCTGCTCGGCGAAGCGCCCGAGACGCTCGACGTTCAAGATCCGCGGCTTGAGCTTGCCGCACGCGAACTCTCCAAACTCAAGCCAGATGATCTGGAACGTTTGCTTAGGCTGTTAGCGGCGATGCGCAACGATTCCACCGCGAACGGGGACGATCGCTGA
- a CDS encoding ATP-binding protein produces MPVSGMSTGTADQLYLALRVAAIEDYLDHADPLPFIADDLFINFDEKRAAAGFRVLDELAKKTQVLFFTRHEHLVDVARKTLDDAVSIVTLPVASNSPTPRSEAA; encoded by the coding sequence GTGCCGGTCTCCGGCATGAGCACCGGAACCGCGGATCAGCTCTACCTCGCTCTGCGGGTTGCTGCGATCGAAGATTATCTCGACCACGCCGACCCCCTGCCGTTCATTGCGGATGATCTGTTCATCAACTTCGACGAAAAGCGTGCTGCCGCCGGTTTCCGCGTCCTGGATGAGCTGGCAAAGAAGACTCAGGTGCTATTCTTTACGCGCCACGAACATCTGGTCGACGTGGCCCGGAAAACCCTCGACGATGCGGTCAGCATTGTGACTCTGCCGGTCGCTTCGAACTCGCCAACCCCGCGGTCGGAGGCGGCTTGA
- a CDS encoding TIGR02677 family protein has product MDVFAAAKRQYRLQLRPDEVLSEARWLDAPPRIEDVNTALAQLAAWGNLESHPDTARVSSLSDFYRARFLYRLSQGGEAVEVALALFVQTLQRRAELQTVALEDIANRLQALQTLADEAEADVAKIHETLRDLVRVFEGLAENAQAFMAGVARSIELQQAEAIAVANYKRQLIDYLERFMGDLVRRSDTIARHILALEPSIDALLQQVATRDARDAAPGDAEDRADARTLHLNAWRERWRGLRGWFFRTGHEPSQAELLRARARSAIPQLLGAIAALNERRSGRSDRSADFRMLACWFSACSNDGEAHRLARAAFALNPARHFSLNPNADADLPASTRWADAPPLTIHPRLREYGEAAPRGVMPRVRDRGEARAHLARELAEESLQVEAARKHLATGQPTRLSDLAELDIHAFGLFLGLLGEVLTEQAGPNTSAERRTGDGLLHINLSPLAVDSRAVINTPRGVFAGRDHLITITPT; this is encoded by the coding sequence ATGGACGTCTTTGCAGCAGCCAAACGGCAATACCGTCTGCAATTAAGACCTGACGAAGTACTGAGCGAAGCCCGATGGTTAGATGCACCACCGCGAATTGAGGACGTCAACACCGCGCTCGCCCAGCTTGCCGCCTGGGGCAATCTTGAATCGCATCCTGACACGGCGCGGGTTTCCAGCCTCAGCGATTTCTACCGTGCACGCTTCCTGTATCGTCTCTCGCAGGGCGGGGAGGCTGTCGAAGTGGCACTGGCGCTTTTCGTGCAAACACTGCAACGGCGCGCCGAACTGCAAACGGTGGCGCTTGAAGACATCGCAAACCGGTTGCAGGCGCTTCAAACGCTGGCGGACGAGGCGGAAGCCGACGTCGCGAAGATCCACGAAACACTGCGGGATTTGGTGCGCGTTTTCGAGGGCCTTGCTGAAAATGCGCAGGCTTTCATGGCCGGCGTCGCACGCAGCATTGAGTTGCAACAGGCCGAGGCGATTGCGGTAGCGAATTACAAGCGCCAGCTAATCGACTATTTGGAGCGGTTCATGGGCGATCTGGTGCGCCGCTCCGACACCATCGCCAGACATATCCTCGCTCTGGAACCGAGCATTGACGCATTGCTACAGCAGGTCGCCACGCGCGATGCACGCGATGCAGCCCCCGGCGATGCGGAGGATCGGGCCGACGCGCGGACCCTTCACTTGAATGCCTGGCGCGAACGCTGGAGAGGTCTGCGCGGCTGGTTCTTCCGTACCGGCCACGAACCCTCACAAGCCGAACTGTTGCGGGCGAGGGCACGGTCGGCAATTCCGCAATTGCTAGGAGCGATCGCCGCGCTCAACGAGCGCCGCAGCGGGCGCAGCGACCGTTCCGCGGATTTCCGCATGCTCGCCTGCTGGTTTTCTGCCTGCAGCAACGATGGCGAGGCGCACCGGTTGGCGCGCGCAGCCTTCGCGCTCAACCCGGCACGACATTTCTCGCTGAATCCCAACGCCGACGCCGATCTGCCGGCCTCGACACGCTGGGCCGACGCGCCACCACTGACGATTCACCCGCGGCTACGCGAATACGGTGAGGCCGCGCCGCGCGGCGTGATGCCCCGGGTGCGTGATCGCGGTGAGGCCCGCGCACATCTGGCGCGCGAACTCGCCGAGGAGTCGCTGCAGGTCGAGGCGGCGCGCAAGCACCTCGCCACCGGTCAGCCCACACGCCTTTCAGATCTCGCCGAGCTGGACATTCATGCCTTCGGTCTGTTCCTGGGATTGCTCGGTGAGGTGCTGACCGAACAGGCCGGTCCGAACACCAGCGCGGAACGGCGAACCGGCGACGGATTATTGCATATCAACCTCTCGCCACTCGCAGTCGATAGCCGCGCTGTGATCAATACGCCGCGCGGCGTATTTGCCGGGCGCGACCATTTAATCACGATCACGCCGACATGA
- a CDS encoding ATP-binding protein, with protein sequence MIQIEEIEIVEFRGIRHLKRALGRKSFGIAGPNGTGKSGIVDAIEFALTGNITRLGGAGTAELSVKAHAPHVDANKKPEKALVRLKVYVPSLKKSFAIERTVKNAGTAELKPSNTETKAILAQLETHPEFALSRREIIKYVLVPAGKRSQYVQELLRLAELEKVRMSLQRVANDAKRDQVRTEAEDRRTKADFFKHLGFANPKKSDLLDGVNARRAVLKLEPITDLAPKNALKAGVNVETGQGLQPPKFSKLGAKGDLELFMQQLAAPQEAAIAGGKADSVTALTQLTNDPALLKIVKQRALIERGLELVEEDACPLCDITWDVALLTEHLHEKIAKADAAAAILQQLAVAVEPLVVHLQAIMREAGKVTEWCEKATPPIDAAPLRAYAKAVSGDRAVLDKVVRDPAAIADALQALGRLDAPSPPELLDATNGLTAYIDTLADPSKEEEAKEFLIVAQEKYDQCRKTQRDLTDAMQQAETAAAVLSHYGMVSTTILEGIYDKVQKDFTDYYSFINRDDEAKFEGKLSPSFGKLAFDVDFYGRGKFPPGAYHSEGHQDGMGLCLYLALVKHTLGDGFTLAVLDDVLMSVDAGHRREVCALLKQKFPNTQFILTTHDGVWLKFMQSEKLVQGTLSFGGWTVDSGPQVWNEGDVWSQIQDYLAKGNVPTAAGTLRRYLEFASTILADNLRARIEYHGNGQYDLGDLWPSVLAAWKARLLEARDSAASWGKNVQDAETLQVESKKRVAATKSEEWMINKAVHYNAWADLQPTEFSAVATAFQGLLHLMQCPNSDCGEFLCVSPIKGDKEVLRCSCGTVSLNLVPKKK encoded by the coding sequence ATGATCCAGATTGAGGAAATCGAGATTGTCGAGTTTCGCGGAATCCGCCACCTGAAGCGTGCGCTGGGTCGGAAAAGTTTCGGTATCGCGGGGCCGAATGGCACCGGCAAGAGCGGAATCGTCGACGCGATTGAATTTGCTCTGACGGGCAATATCACGCGCCTCGGTGGAGCCGGCACCGCCGAACTCAGCGTTAAGGCCCATGCGCCACACGTCGATGCGAACAAGAAGCCGGAAAAAGCCCTTGTTCGCCTCAAGGTCTATGTCCCCTCGCTTAAGAAAAGCTTCGCGATCGAACGGACCGTCAAGAACGCCGGTACTGCCGAGCTCAAGCCGAGCAATACTGAAACCAAAGCCATTCTTGCGCAGCTCGAAACCCATCCCGAATTTGCGCTGTCTCGCCGCGAGATCATTAAGTACGTCCTCGTTCCTGCAGGCAAACGATCGCAGTATGTCCAGGAGTTGCTGCGCCTGGCCGAACTCGAAAAAGTGCGTATGTCGTTGCAACGCGTCGCGAACGACGCCAAGCGCGATCAGGTAAGGACCGAAGCCGAAGATCGGCGGACAAAGGCTGATTTTTTCAAGCATCTCGGGTTTGCGAACCCGAAGAAGTCCGACCTGCTTGACGGAGTCAATGCTCGCCGCGCCGTGCTGAAGCTCGAGCCCATCACGGATCTTGCCCCGAAGAATGCCTTGAAAGCTGGCGTCAATGTTGAAACTGGACAGGGTTTGCAGCCACCCAAGTTCTCCAAACTTGGTGCCAAGGGCGATCTTGAACTGTTCATGCAGCAGTTGGCGGCTCCGCAGGAAGCGGCCATCGCGGGCGGGAAGGCTGACTCGGTCACGGCGCTTACTCAACTCACCAACGATCCAGCCCTCCTAAAAATCGTCAAGCAGCGGGCGCTCATTGAGCGGGGCCTCGAACTCGTCGAGGAAGATGCGTGCCCGCTCTGCGATATCACATGGGATGTGGCGCTGTTGACCGAGCATCTACACGAGAAGATCGCAAAGGCCGACGCCGCGGCAGCCATCCTGCAGCAGCTTGCCGTCGCCGTCGAACCACTCGTGGTTCACCTGCAGGCCATCATGCGTGAAGCCGGCAAGGTGACGGAATGGTGTGAGAAGGCCACCCCCCCGATCGATGCTGCGCCGCTTCGCGCGTACGCGAAGGCAGTCTCTGGTGACCGCGCCGTTCTCGACAAGGTCGTTCGCGACCCGGCGGCGATTGCAGACGCCTTGCAAGCGCTTGGTCGGCTGGACGCGCCGTCTCCGCCCGAGCTGCTTGACGCCACCAATGGCTTGACGGCGTATATCGATACGCTCGCCGATCCGTCAAAGGAGGAAGAAGCGAAGGAATTTCTGATTGTTGCTCAGGAAAAATACGACCAATGCCGCAAAACGCAACGGGACTTGACCGATGCTATGCAACAGGCGGAAACGGCGGCTGCTGTGCTGAGCCACTACGGCATGGTCAGCACCACCATTCTGGAAGGGATCTACGACAAGGTTCAGAAGGACTTCACTGATTACTACAGCTTCATTAACCGTGATGATGAGGCCAAATTCGAGGGCAAACTGTCGCCATCGTTTGGTAAGCTTGCCTTCGACGTCGACTTCTACGGCCGGGGTAAATTTCCGCCGGGAGCCTATCACAGCGAGGGCCATCAGGACGGCATGGGCCTTTGCCTTTATCTCGCCCTCGTGAAACACACGCTCGGCGATGGCTTCACGCTCGCCGTTCTGGACGATGTGCTGATGTCGGTCGATGCCGGGCATCGCCGTGAAGTTTGCGCGCTGCTCAAGCAGAAATTTCCAAATACGCAATTCATTCTAACCACCCACGATGGGGTGTGGCTCAAATTCATGCAAAGCGAGAAGCTTGTTCAGGGCACGCTGAGCTTCGGCGGCTGGACCGTTGACAGCGGACCGCAGGTCTGGAACGAGGGCGATGTCTGGTCGCAGATTCAGGATTATCTTGCAAAAGGTAATGTTCCGACTGCTGCCGGCACCCTGCGGCGTTACCTGGAATTTGCCTCAACGATCCTTGCGGACAACTTGCGAGCCCGTATCGAGTACCATGGAAATGGACAATACGATCTTGGCGACCTCTGGCCCAGCGTGCTTGCGGCGTGGAAGGCCCGTCTCCTGGAAGCCCGCGATTCTGCCGCTTCCTGGGGCAAGAATGTGCAAGACGCCGAAACACTCCAGGTAGAATCCAAGAAGAGAGTTGCGGCCACAAAATCGGAGGAGTGGATGATCAACAAGGCCGTGCACTATAATGCCTGGGCGGACCTGCAGCCTACGGAATTTTCTGCGGTGGCGACCGCGTTCCAGGGACTGCTCCACCTGATGCAGTGTCCCAATTCCGATTGCGGTGAGTTCCTCTGCGTCTCGCCCATCAAGGGTGACAAGGAAGTACTCCGGTGCAGCTGTGGCACCGTTAGCCTCAATCTCGTGCCCAAGAAGAAATGA
- a CDS encoding IS701 family transposase produces MIRRSWTQAASIEETLALWAASLREIRKRIRPVFTQERVATNAGLFLEGLLGDEQRKTGWKRAEAAGDPGPWRQQAILGRGDWDADALRDIVRDHVIEHLADDDAVLVIDETGFLKQGKASCGVARQYTGSAGKITNCQIGGFATYVSRHGHAFIDRALYLPKEWTDDPDRLEAAYVPADVGFATKPKLATRMIARAIAASVPFKWVAGDTVYGVGDIEQQLRRAGKGYVLGISSAHVFRSWGKRPPVAGTAADIARTRRSSDWKRLSAGAGTKGPRLHDWCYLELADLEAEPFNSANDGLWTRGLLIRRRIADGDLAFFTTWCPAGTSIETLVAVEGHRWAIEDSFETAKNEFGLDHNESRSWHGWHRHVSLVMLAFAMMAAIRHRANPPPPKKTKRRPPAKAKTLPRRH; encoded by the coding sequence ATGATTCGGAGGTCGTGGACGCAAGCAGCGTCGATTGAGGAGACGCTTGCGTTGTGGGCGGCGTCGCTTCGAGAGATCAGGAAACGGATACGTCCGGTGTTCACGCAAGAGCGTGTGGCGACGAATGCCGGCCTGTTCCTGGAAGGTCTGCTCGGAGATGAGCAGCGCAAGACCGGTTGGAAGCGGGCGGAGGCGGCTGGCGATCCTGGCCCATGGCGGCAGCAAGCAATTCTGGGGCGTGGGGATTGGGACGCTGATGCCCTGCGCGATATCGTGCGCGACCATGTCATCGAGCATTTGGCGGATGACGATGCAGTGCTGGTGATCGACGAGACCGGCTTTCTCAAACAAGGCAAAGCGTCGTGCGGAGTGGCGCGGCAATATACGGGTTCGGCAGGCAAGATTACGAACTGCCAGATCGGAGGCTTCGCTACCTACGTTTCGCGCCATGGTCATGCGTTCATCGACCGCGCGCTGTATCTTCCGAAGGAATGGACCGACGATCCGGATCGTCTGGAAGCCGCCTACGTGCCTGCCGATGTCGGCTTTGCGACCAAACCAAAGCTTGCGACGAGGATGATCGCACGCGCGATCGCCGCGTCTGTACCATTCAAGTGGGTTGCCGGTGATACGGTCTACGGCGTTGGCGACATCGAACAGCAACTACGTCGGGCCGGCAAAGGCTACGTGCTTGGGATCAGCAGCGCTCATGTGTTTCGATCCTGGGGCAAACGACCGCCGGTCGCCGGTACGGCCGCCGACATCGCCCGGACGCGGCGCTCATCCGACTGGAAGCGCCTGTCGGCGGGAGCCGGAACCAAAGGACCGCGGCTGCACGATTGGTGTTATCTCGAATTGGCCGACCTCGAGGCCGAGCCATTCAACAGTGCAAATGATGGTTTGTGGACGCGCGGTCTACTGATCCGTCGTCGCATCGCCGATGGTGACCTCGCCTTCTTCACCACCTGGTGCCCAGCGGGAACATCAATTGAAACGCTGGTCGCGGTCGAAGGCCATCGATGGGCGATCGAGGACAGTTTTGAAACCGCGAAAAACGAGTTCGGGCTCGATCACAACGAGAGCAGATCCTGGCATGGCTGGCACCGTCACGTCTCCCTGGTGATGCTCGCCTTCGCCATGATGGCCGCGATCCGGCATCGCGCTAACCCGCCACCGCCCAAAAAAACAAAACGACGCCCCCCGGCAAAAGCCAAAACATTACCGCGGCGCCACTGA